From a single Solanum dulcamara chromosome 4, daSolDulc1.2, whole genome shotgun sequence genomic region:
- the LOC129886195 gene encoding GDSL esterase/lipase At5g03980-like isoform X2 yields MAMALHFLIIIIAMSLLVLQADSQELLIKLEKTRLQKCGIDKIYQFGDSLSDTGNCLKESYCGAQTKTGRLPYGMNFYQNATGRCSDGMLMIDFIDFSHGANFAVSGATALSVESLEENNIAMSFTNSTLSVQLDWMSYHFKSICSPDCSKYLEKSLFILGEIGGDDSYYGLKQSKTIDELRRMTPEIVHTIINSVRTIIDFGATRIIVPGNFPAGCFPIILSFYMTNPSTAYDEYHCVKEWNNVLISYNNHLQQAIHELKREYPNISIIYGDYYNAYLWLQQNAVALGFEKNTLQQACCGLGGDYNYKEDMKCGDPRVPVCADPSTYISWDGGHLTQKAYNWITKWLINDILPQLNCHV; encoded by the exons ATGGCAATGGCGCTTCAtttcttaataataataatagcaatgaGTTTGTTGGTTCTTCAAGCTGATTCACAAGAATTATTAATAAAGCTTGAAAAAACAAGACTGCAGAAATGCGGAATAGATAAGATTTATCAGTTTGGTGATTCACTTTCGGATACTGGAAATTGTCTGAAAGAGAGCTATTGTGGAGCTCAAACTAAAACCGGAAGACTTCCGTATGGAATGAATTTTTATCAGAACGCAACGGGACGTTGTTCTGATGGCATGCTCATGATtgatttcatag ATTTTAGTCATGGTGCAAATTTCGCAGTATCAGGGGCTACTGCTTTATCAGTGGAATCCCTAGAAGAGAATAACATTGCTATGTCCTTCACAAATAGTACATTAAGTGTGCAACTTGATTGGATGTCTTATCATTTCAAATCCATTTGTTCCCCTG ATTGCTCAAAATATTTGGAAAAGTCACTTTTCATACTTGGAGAAATAGGAGGAGATGACAGCTATTATGGCTTAAAGCAAAGTAAAACCATAGACGAGTTGCGAAGAATGACGCCAGAAATTGTTCACACCATCATTAATAGTGTTAGA aCAATCATTGATTTTGGGGCTACCCGTATTATAGTTCCAGGCAATTTTCCAGCAGGTTGTTTCCCAATTATACTATCGTTTTACATGACCAATCCCTCAACTGCCTACGATGAGTACCATTGCGTGAAAGAATGGAACAATGTTTTAATTTCTTACAACAATCATTTGCAACAAGCAATTCATGAGTTGAAGAGAGAATATCCAAACATTTCAATCATTTATGGTGATTACTACAACGCTTATCTCTGGCTTCAACAAAATGCCGTCGCTCTTG GATTCGAGAAAAATACTCTACAGCAGGCATGTTGTGGATTAGGAGGAGACTATAATTATAAAGAagatatgaagtgcggggatccGAGAGTTCCAGTGTGTGCAGATCCAAGTACTTACATAAGTTGGGATGGAGGTCATTTGACACAAAAAGCATATAACTGGATAACAAAATGGTTAATCAATGATATATTACCCCAATTAAATTGTCatgtttaa
- the LOC129886195 gene encoding acetylajmalan esterase-like isoform X1 has protein sequence MAMALHFLIIIIAMSLLVLQADSQELLIKLEKTRLQKCGIDKIYQFGDSLSDTGNCLKESYCGAQTKTGRLPYGMNFYQNATGRCSDGMLMIDFIAMECGLPLLNPWEDENADFSHGANFAVSGATALSVESLEENNIAMSFTNSTLSVQLDWMSYHFKSICSPDCSKYLEKSLFILGEIGGDDSYYGLKQSKTIDELRRMTPEIVHTIINSVRTIIDFGATRIIVPGNFPAGCFPIILSFYMTNPSTAYDEYHCVKEWNNVLISYNNHLQQAIHELKREYPNISIIYGDYYNAYLWLQQNAVALGFEKNTLQQACCGLGGDYNYKEDMKCGDPRVPVCADPSTYISWDGGHLTQKAYNWITKWLINDILPQLNCHV, from the exons ATGGCAATGGCGCTTCAtttcttaataataataatagcaatgaGTTTGTTGGTTCTTCAAGCTGATTCACAAGAATTATTAATAAAGCTTGAAAAAACAAGACTGCAGAAATGCGGAATAGATAAGATTTATCAGTTTGGTGATTCACTTTCGGATACTGGAAATTGTCTGAAAGAGAGCTATTGTGGAGCTCAAACTAAAACCGGAAGACTTCCGTATGGAATGAATTTTTATCAGAACGCAACGGGACGTTGTTCTGATGGCATGCTCATGATtgatttcatag CGATGGAATGTGGTCTTCCTCTCCTAAATCCGTGGGAGGATGAAAATGCAGATTTTAGTCATGGTGCAAATTTCGCAGTATCAGGGGCTACTGCTTTATCAGTGGAATCCCTAGAAGAGAATAACATTGCTATGTCCTTCACAAATAGTACATTAAGTGTGCAACTTGATTGGATGTCTTATCATTTCAAATCCATTTGTTCCCCTG ATTGCTCAAAATATTTGGAAAAGTCACTTTTCATACTTGGAGAAATAGGAGGAGATGACAGCTATTATGGCTTAAAGCAAAGTAAAACCATAGACGAGTTGCGAAGAATGACGCCAGAAATTGTTCACACCATCATTAATAGTGTTAGA aCAATCATTGATTTTGGGGCTACCCGTATTATAGTTCCAGGCAATTTTCCAGCAGGTTGTTTCCCAATTATACTATCGTTTTACATGACCAATCCCTCAACTGCCTACGATGAGTACCATTGCGTGAAAGAATGGAACAATGTTTTAATTTCTTACAACAATCATTTGCAACAAGCAATTCATGAGTTGAAGAGAGAATATCCAAACATTTCAATCATTTATGGTGATTACTACAACGCTTATCTCTGGCTTCAACAAAATGCCGTCGCTCTTG GATTCGAGAAAAATACTCTACAGCAGGCATGTTGTGGATTAGGAGGAGACTATAATTATAAAGAagatatgaagtgcggggatccGAGAGTTCCAGTGTGTGCAGATCCAAGTACTTACATAAGTTGGGATGGAGGTCATTTGACACAAAAAGCATATAACTGGATAACAAAATGGTTAATCAATGATATATTACCCCAATTAAATTGTCatgtttaa
- the LOC129884675 gene encoding acetylajmalan esterase-like translates to MMRLVDGLVIFLVILMMKIGDAQQVLKLQNPRLMNCRIDRIYQFGDSISDTGNCIRESLCGSNSLCIRPPYGMNFYQNVTGRCSNGMLIIDFLALECGLPLLNPSKDPNADFSHGANFAVAGATALSVKSLTEKNIAMSFTNSSLNVQLHWMSSHFKSISSPEKLNKSLFLVGEIGGNDFNYGLAQGKSMEEMRKMVPDVVQTIIHGVKRVIGFGATRIIVPGNFPIGCVAAMLTQFRTNKITAYDEYHCLKDLNSLATFFNHHLQKAIHETKKKYPNIILIYGDYYNAYMSLLRNAVSFGFDKNSFQKACCGIGGKYNYNTSKKCGAPGVAVCVDPSTHINWDGVHLTQEAYKWIARWLIDDMLPQLNCYD, encoded by the exons ATGATGAGACTGGTTGATGGCCTAGttatttttttggtcattttaatgatgaaaattGGGGATGCTCAACAAGTATTAAAGCTTCAAAATCCACGATTGATGAATTGCAGAATTGATAGAATTTATCAGTTTGGCGACTCAATATCGGATACCGGCAATTGCATCAGAGAGAGCCTTTGTGGATCTAATTCTTTGTGTATAAGACCTCCATATGGAATGAACTTTTACCAGAACGTAACCGGACGTTGTTCTAATGGCATGCTCATCATTGATTTCTTAG CGTTGGAATGTGGTCTTCCTCTCCTTAATCCGTCCAAGGATCCAAATGCAGATTTTAGTCATGGTGCGAATTTTGCAGTAGCAGGGGCTACTGCTTTATCAGTCAAATCCTTAACGGAGAAGAACATTGCTATGTCTTTCACAAATAGTTCATTAAACGTGCAACTTCATTGGATGTCTTCTCATTTCAAATCCATTTCTTCCCCTG AAAAATTGAACAAGTCACTTTTCCTAGTTGGAGAAATCGGAGGAAATGACTTCAATTATGGCTTAGCCCAAGGTAAATCCATGGAAGAGATGCGAAAAATGGTGCCAGATGTTGTTCAAACTATCATTCATGGTGTTAAA AGGGTGATTGGTTTTGGGGCTACTCGAATTATAGTTCCAGGTAATTTCCCAATTGGTTGTGTCGCGGCTATGTTGACGCAATTCAGAACCAACAAAATAACTGCCTACGATGAGTATCATTGCTTGAAAGACTTAAATAGCCTTGCAACATTCTTCAATCATCATCTGCAAAAAGCCATTCACGAGACGAAGAAAAAGTATCCAAACATTATACTGATTTATGGTGACTACTACAATGCCTATATGTCGCTTCTACGAAATGCAGTCTCTTTCG GATTTGATAAAAACTCATTTCAGAAAGCTTGTTGTGGAATAGGaggaaaatataattataacacaAGTAAAAAATGTGGTGCACCAGGAGTTGCAGTGTGTGTTGACCCTAGTACTCACATCAATTGGGATGGAGTTCATTTGACACAAGAAGCATACAAGTGGATAGCAAGATGGCTAATTGATGACATGTTACCTCAATTGAACTGTTACGATTAA